One window of the Acinonyx jubatus isolate Ajub_Pintada_27869175 chromosome A2, VMU_Ajub_asm_v1.0, whole genome shotgun sequence genome contains the following:
- the NOD1 gene encoding nucleotide-binding oligomerization domain-containing protein 1 isoform X1 yields MEKQGHGEMGIIPSESHSHVKLLKINRELLVTHIRNTQCLVDNLLKNDYFSSEDAEIVCACPTQPDKVRKILDLVQSKGEEVSEFFLYVLQQLADAYVDLRPWLLETGFSPSELIRSRVVVNTDPVSRYTQKLRQQLGLDSKFILCYAQKEELLLEEMYTDTIVELVGFRNESLGLLGSLACLLDHSTGVLSEQGETIFIFGDAGVGKSMLLQRLQGLWAAGLLDAEFKFFFHFRCRVFSCFKEDDALCLQDLLFKHYCYPEQDPDEVFAFLLRFPHTALFTFDGLDELHSDFDLSSVPDTSSPWEPAHPLALLANLLSGKLLKGAAKLLTARTGIEIPRQLLRKKVFLRGFSPSHLRAYTQRVFPEPAVRDRLLAHLEANPNLCSLCAVPLFCWIVFRCFQHFHSVADISTQLPDCTVTLTDVFLLITEVHLNRTQPTSLVQRNTRSRTETFRAGGAALRSLGRVAHQGMEKNLFVFGQEDVRAAEVQDGELQLGFLRAVPEQGLGGDQQAYEFFHVTLQAFFTAFFLVADHKVGTQQLLRFFRECGLPGEAAVESCYPSFLPVRCLRGPGLAGEDLFKNKDHFQFTNLFLCGLLSKAKQKLLRHLVPAAVLRRKRKALWAHLFASLRAHLKSLPRLQYEGYNQVQAMPTFIWMLRCIYETQSEKVGRLAAKGICANYLKLTYCNACSADCSALSFVLHHLRKRLALDLDNNNLNDYGVRELQPCFSRLTVIRLSVNQITDSGVKVLCEELTKYKILTFLGLYNNQITDVGARYIARILDECKGLTHLKLGENKITSEGGKCLALAVKKSKSIFEVGMWGNRIGDEGAKAFAEALRNHPSLTNLSLAFNGISTEGGKSLAQALQWNTSLRIFWLTKNELDDEVAESLAEMLKVNQTLKHLWLIQNQITAKGIAQLADALQRNTGIMEICLNGNLIKPEEAKVFQDEKRIVCF; encoded by the exons ATGGAAAAGCAGGGCCACGGTGAGATGGGAATCATTCCATCAGAGTCTCACTCCCATGTTAAGTTGTTGAAAATCAACCGGGAACTTCTGGTCACTCACATCCGCAACACCCAGTGTCTGGTGGACAACTTGCTGAAGAATGACTACTTCTCCTCTGAAGATGCGGAGATCGTGTGTGCCTGCCCCACACAGCCTGACAAG GTTCGCAAAATTCTGGACCTGGTACAGAGCAAGGGCGAGGAAGTGTCCGAGTTCTTCCTCTACGTGCTCCAGCAACTTGCAGATGCTTACGTGGATCTCAGGCCTTGGCTATTGGAGACTGGCTTCTCCCCCTCCGAGCTCATTCGGAGCAGAGTTGTTGTCAACACTGACCCAG tgAGCAGGTACACCCAGAAGCTGCGACAGCAACTGGGCCTCGACTCCAAGTTCATCCTGTGCTACGCCCAGAAGGAGGAGCTGTTGCTGGAGGAGATGTACACGGACACCATCGTGGAGCTGGTGGGCTTCAGGAACGAGAGCCTGGGCCTGCTGGGCAGCCTGGCCTGCCTGCTGGACCACTCCACCGGCGTCCTCAGCGAGCAGGGCGAGACCATCTTCATCTTCGGGGACGCCGGCGTGGGCAAGTCCATGCTGCTTCAGCGGCTGCAGGGCCTGTGGGCCGCGGGGCTGCTGGACGCGGAGTTCAAGTTCTTCTTCCACTTCCGCTGCCGCGTGTTCAGCTGCTTCAAGGAGGACGACGCGCTGTGCCTGCAGGACCTGCTCTTTAAGCATTACTGCTACCCGGAGCAGGACCCAGATGAGGTGTTCGCCTTCCTGCTGCGCTTCCCCCACACGGCCCTCTTCACCTTCGATGGCCTGGACGAGCTGCACTCGGACTTCGACCTGAGCAGCGTGCCTGACACCTCCTCCCCCTGGGAGCCCGCCCACCCCCTGGCGCTGCTGGCCAACCTGCTCAGCGGGAAGCTGCTCAAGGGCGCCGCCAAGCTGCTCACGGCCCGCACGGGCATCGAGATCCCGCGCCAGCTCCTCCGCAAGAAGGTGTTTCTGCGGGGCTTCTCGCCCAGCCACCTGCGGGCCTACACCCAGAGGGTGTTCCCCGAGCCCGCCGTGCGGGACCGCCTGCTGGCCCACCTGGAGGCCAACCCCAACCTCTGCAGCCTGTGCGCTGTGCCCCTCTTCTGCTGGATCGTCTTCCGCTGTTTCCAGCACTTCCACAGTGTTGCGGACATCTCCACGCAGCTGCCTGACTGCACGGTGACCCTGACCGACGTCTTCCTGCTGATCACCGAGGTCCACCTGAACAGGACGCAGCCCACCAGCCTGGTCCAGCGGAACACGCGCAGCCGGACGGAGACCTTCCGCGCCGGCGGCGCCGCCTTGCGCTCGCTGGGGCGGGTGGCCCACCAGGGCATGGAGAAGAACCTCTTTGTCTTTGGCCAGGAGGATGTGCGGGCCGCCGAGGTGCAGGACGGAGAGCTGCAGCTGGGCTTCCTGCGGGCCGTGCCAGAGCAGGGCCTCGGGGGTGACCAGCAGGCCTATGAGTTTTTCCACGTCACCCTCCAGGCCTTCTTTACCGCCTTCTTTCTCGTGGCGGACCACAAGGTAGGCACGCAGCAGCTGCTCAGGTTCTTCCGGGAGTGTGGGCTTCCTGGCGAGGCAGCCGTGGAGTCCTGCtacccctcctttctccctgtgcGGTGTCTGAGGGGCCCCGGCCTGGCCGGGGAGGACCTCTTCAAGAACAAGGATCACTTCCAGTTCACCAACCTCTTCCTGTGCGGGCTGTTGTCCAAGGCCAAGCAGAAACTCCTGCGGCACCTGGTGCCCGCGGCGGTCCTGCGGAGAAAGCGCAAGGCCCTGTGGGCGCACCTGTTTGCCAGCCTGCGGGCCCACCTGAAGAGCCTGCCCCGGCTCCAGTACGAGGGCTACAACCAGGTGCAGGCCATGCCCACCTTCATCTGGATGCTGCGCTGCATCTACGAGACGCAGAGCGAGAAGGTGGGGCGGCTGGCGGCCAAGGGCATCTGTGCGAACTACCTCAAGCTGACCTACTGCAATGCCTGCTCGGCCGACTGCAGCGCCCTCTCGTTCGTCCTGCACCACCTCCGCAAGCGGCTCGCCCTGGACCTGGACAACAACAACCTCAACGACTACGGCGTGCGGGAGCTGCAGCCCTGCTTCAGCCGCCTCACGGTCATCAG ACTCAGCGTAAACCAGATCACTGACAGTGGGGTAAAGGTGTTATGTGAAGAGCTGACCAAATACAAAATTCTGACGTTTTTAGG cCTGTATAACAACCAGATCACCGATGTCGGAGCCCGGTACATCGCCAGAATCCTGGACGAGTGCAAGGGCCTCACGCACTTGAA ACTGGGGGAGAACAAAATAACGAGTGAAGGAGGAAAGTGTCTCGCCCTGGCTGTGAAGAAGAGCAAGTCCATCTTTGAAGTTGG GATGTGGGGCAACAGAATCGGTGACGAAGGAGCAAAGGCCTTTGCAGAGGCTCTGAGGAACCACCCCAGCCTGACCAACCTGAG TCTTGCATTCAACGGCATCTCTACGGAGGGTGGAAAGAGCCTCGCCCAGGCCCTGCAGTGGAACACCTCTCTGAGAATATTCTG gcTCACCAAAAATGAACTCGATGATGAAGTGGCAGAGAGCTTGGCAGAGATGCTGAAAGTCAACCAGACGTTGAAACATTTATG GCTTAT
- the NOD1 gene encoding nucleotide-binding oligomerization domain-containing protein 1 isoform X5 produces the protein MEKQGHGEMGIIPSESHSHVKLLKINRELLVTHIRNTQCLVDNLLKNDYFSSEDAEIVCACPTQPDKVRKILDLVQSKGEEVSEFFLYVLQQLADAYVDLRPWLLETGFSPSELIRSRVVVNTDPVSRYTQKLRQQLGLDSKFILCYAQKEELLLEEMYTDTIVELVGFRNESLGLLGSLACLLDHSTGVLSEQGETIFIFGDAGVGKSMLLQRLQGLWAAGLLDAEFKFFFHFRCRVFSCFKEDDALCLQDLLFKHYCYPEQDPDEVFAFLLRFPHTALFTFDGLDELHSDFDLSSVPDTSSPWEPAHPLALLANLLSGKLLKGAAKLLTARTGIEIPRQLLRKKVFLRGFSPSHLRAYTQRVFPEPAVRDRLLAHLEANPNLCSLCAVPLFCWIVFRCFQHFHSVADISTQLPDCTVTLTDVFLLITEVHLNRTQPTSLVQRNTRSRTETFRAGGAALRSLGRVAHQGMEKNLFVFGQEDVRAAEVQDGELQLGFLRAVPEQGLGGDQQAYEFFHVTLQAFFTAFFLVADHKVGTQQLLRFFRECGLPGEAAVESCYPSFLPVRCLRGPGLAGEDLFKNKDHFQFTNLFLCGLLSKAKQKLLRHLVPAAVLRRKRKALWAHLFASLRAHLKSLPRLQYEGYNQVQAMPTFIWMLRCIYETQSEKVGRLAAKGICANYLKLTYCNACSADCSALSFVLHHLRKRLALDLDNNNLNDYGVRELQPCFSRLTVIRLSVNQITDSGVKVLCEELTKYKILTFLGPDFRYRQPAHTHLKMSRGDARIKGTDSARNMMIL, from the exons ATGGAAAAGCAGGGCCACGGTGAGATGGGAATCATTCCATCAGAGTCTCACTCCCATGTTAAGTTGTTGAAAATCAACCGGGAACTTCTGGTCACTCACATCCGCAACACCCAGTGTCTGGTGGACAACTTGCTGAAGAATGACTACTTCTCCTCTGAAGATGCGGAGATCGTGTGTGCCTGCCCCACACAGCCTGACAAG GTTCGCAAAATTCTGGACCTGGTACAGAGCAAGGGCGAGGAAGTGTCCGAGTTCTTCCTCTACGTGCTCCAGCAACTTGCAGATGCTTACGTGGATCTCAGGCCTTGGCTATTGGAGACTGGCTTCTCCCCCTCCGAGCTCATTCGGAGCAGAGTTGTTGTCAACACTGACCCAG tgAGCAGGTACACCCAGAAGCTGCGACAGCAACTGGGCCTCGACTCCAAGTTCATCCTGTGCTACGCCCAGAAGGAGGAGCTGTTGCTGGAGGAGATGTACACGGACACCATCGTGGAGCTGGTGGGCTTCAGGAACGAGAGCCTGGGCCTGCTGGGCAGCCTGGCCTGCCTGCTGGACCACTCCACCGGCGTCCTCAGCGAGCAGGGCGAGACCATCTTCATCTTCGGGGACGCCGGCGTGGGCAAGTCCATGCTGCTTCAGCGGCTGCAGGGCCTGTGGGCCGCGGGGCTGCTGGACGCGGAGTTCAAGTTCTTCTTCCACTTCCGCTGCCGCGTGTTCAGCTGCTTCAAGGAGGACGACGCGCTGTGCCTGCAGGACCTGCTCTTTAAGCATTACTGCTACCCGGAGCAGGACCCAGATGAGGTGTTCGCCTTCCTGCTGCGCTTCCCCCACACGGCCCTCTTCACCTTCGATGGCCTGGACGAGCTGCACTCGGACTTCGACCTGAGCAGCGTGCCTGACACCTCCTCCCCCTGGGAGCCCGCCCACCCCCTGGCGCTGCTGGCCAACCTGCTCAGCGGGAAGCTGCTCAAGGGCGCCGCCAAGCTGCTCACGGCCCGCACGGGCATCGAGATCCCGCGCCAGCTCCTCCGCAAGAAGGTGTTTCTGCGGGGCTTCTCGCCCAGCCACCTGCGGGCCTACACCCAGAGGGTGTTCCCCGAGCCCGCCGTGCGGGACCGCCTGCTGGCCCACCTGGAGGCCAACCCCAACCTCTGCAGCCTGTGCGCTGTGCCCCTCTTCTGCTGGATCGTCTTCCGCTGTTTCCAGCACTTCCACAGTGTTGCGGACATCTCCACGCAGCTGCCTGACTGCACGGTGACCCTGACCGACGTCTTCCTGCTGATCACCGAGGTCCACCTGAACAGGACGCAGCCCACCAGCCTGGTCCAGCGGAACACGCGCAGCCGGACGGAGACCTTCCGCGCCGGCGGCGCCGCCTTGCGCTCGCTGGGGCGGGTGGCCCACCAGGGCATGGAGAAGAACCTCTTTGTCTTTGGCCAGGAGGATGTGCGGGCCGCCGAGGTGCAGGACGGAGAGCTGCAGCTGGGCTTCCTGCGGGCCGTGCCAGAGCAGGGCCTCGGGGGTGACCAGCAGGCCTATGAGTTTTTCCACGTCACCCTCCAGGCCTTCTTTACCGCCTTCTTTCTCGTGGCGGACCACAAGGTAGGCACGCAGCAGCTGCTCAGGTTCTTCCGGGAGTGTGGGCTTCCTGGCGAGGCAGCCGTGGAGTCCTGCtacccctcctttctccctgtgcGGTGTCTGAGGGGCCCCGGCCTGGCCGGGGAGGACCTCTTCAAGAACAAGGATCACTTCCAGTTCACCAACCTCTTCCTGTGCGGGCTGTTGTCCAAGGCCAAGCAGAAACTCCTGCGGCACCTGGTGCCCGCGGCGGTCCTGCGGAGAAAGCGCAAGGCCCTGTGGGCGCACCTGTTTGCCAGCCTGCGGGCCCACCTGAAGAGCCTGCCCCGGCTCCAGTACGAGGGCTACAACCAGGTGCAGGCCATGCCCACCTTCATCTGGATGCTGCGCTGCATCTACGAGACGCAGAGCGAGAAGGTGGGGCGGCTGGCGGCCAAGGGCATCTGTGCGAACTACCTCAAGCTGACCTACTGCAATGCCTGCTCGGCCGACTGCAGCGCCCTCTCGTTCGTCCTGCACCACCTCCGCAAGCGGCTCGCCCTGGACCTGGACAACAACAACCTCAACGACTACGGCGTGCGGGAGCTGCAGCCCTGCTTCAGCCGCCTCACGGTCATCAG ACTCAGCGTAAACCAGATCACTGACAGTGGGGTAAAGGTGTTATGTGAAGAGCTGACCAAATACAAAATTCTGACGTTTTTAGG CCCAGACTTCAGGTATCGGCAGCCAGCACATACCCACTTAAAAATGTCCCGTGGGGACGCGAGAATAAAAGGGACAGACAGCGCAAGGAACATGATGATACTGTGA
- the NOD1 gene encoding nucleotide-binding oligomerization domain-containing protein 1 isoform X4: MEKQGHGEMGIIPSESHSHVKLLKINRELLVTHIRNTQCLVDNLLKNDYFSSEDAEIVCACPTQPDKVRKILDLVQSKGEEVSEFFLYVLQQLADAYVDLRPWLLETGFSPSELIRSRVVVNTDPVSRYTQKLRQQLGLDSKFILCYAQKEELLLEEMYTDTIVELVGFRNESLGLLGSLACLLDHSTGVLSEQGETIFIFGDAGVGKSMLLQRLQGLWAAGLLDAEFKFFFHFRCRVFSCFKEDDALCLQDLLFKHYCYPEQDPDEVFAFLLRFPHTALFTFDGLDELHSDFDLSSVPDTSSPWEPAHPLALLANLLSGKLLKGAAKLLTARTGIEIPRQLLRKKVFLRGFSPSHLRAYTQRVFPEPAVRDRLLAHLEANPNLCSLCAVPLFCWIVFRCFQHFHSVADISTQLPDCTVTLTDVFLLITEVHLNRTQPTSLVQRNTRSRTETFRAGGAALRSLGRVAHQGMEKNLFVFGQEDVRAAEVQDGELQLGFLRAVPEQGLGGDQQAYEFFHVTLQAFFTAFFLVADHKVGTQQLLRFFRECGLPGEAAVESCYPSFLPVRCLRGPGLAGEDLFKNKDHFQFTNLFLCGLLSKAKQKLLRHLVPAAVLRRKRKALWAHLFASLRAHLKSLPRLQYEGYNQVQAMPTFIWMLRCIYETQSEKVGRLAAKGICANYLKLTYCNACSADCSALSFVLHHLRKRLALDLDNNNLNDYGVRELQPCFSRLTVIRLSVNQITDSGVKVLCEELTKYKILTFLGLYNNQITDVGARYIARILDECKGLTHLKLGENKITSEGGKCLALAVKKSKSIFEVG, translated from the exons ATGGAAAAGCAGGGCCACGGTGAGATGGGAATCATTCCATCAGAGTCTCACTCCCATGTTAAGTTGTTGAAAATCAACCGGGAACTTCTGGTCACTCACATCCGCAACACCCAGTGTCTGGTGGACAACTTGCTGAAGAATGACTACTTCTCCTCTGAAGATGCGGAGATCGTGTGTGCCTGCCCCACACAGCCTGACAAG GTTCGCAAAATTCTGGACCTGGTACAGAGCAAGGGCGAGGAAGTGTCCGAGTTCTTCCTCTACGTGCTCCAGCAACTTGCAGATGCTTACGTGGATCTCAGGCCTTGGCTATTGGAGACTGGCTTCTCCCCCTCCGAGCTCATTCGGAGCAGAGTTGTTGTCAACACTGACCCAG tgAGCAGGTACACCCAGAAGCTGCGACAGCAACTGGGCCTCGACTCCAAGTTCATCCTGTGCTACGCCCAGAAGGAGGAGCTGTTGCTGGAGGAGATGTACACGGACACCATCGTGGAGCTGGTGGGCTTCAGGAACGAGAGCCTGGGCCTGCTGGGCAGCCTGGCCTGCCTGCTGGACCACTCCACCGGCGTCCTCAGCGAGCAGGGCGAGACCATCTTCATCTTCGGGGACGCCGGCGTGGGCAAGTCCATGCTGCTTCAGCGGCTGCAGGGCCTGTGGGCCGCGGGGCTGCTGGACGCGGAGTTCAAGTTCTTCTTCCACTTCCGCTGCCGCGTGTTCAGCTGCTTCAAGGAGGACGACGCGCTGTGCCTGCAGGACCTGCTCTTTAAGCATTACTGCTACCCGGAGCAGGACCCAGATGAGGTGTTCGCCTTCCTGCTGCGCTTCCCCCACACGGCCCTCTTCACCTTCGATGGCCTGGACGAGCTGCACTCGGACTTCGACCTGAGCAGCGTGCCTGACACCTCCTCCCCCTGGGAGCCCGCCCACCCCCTGGCGCTGCTGGCCAACCTGCTCAGCGGGAAGCTGCTCAAGGGCGCCGCCAAGCTGCTCACGGCCCGCACGGGCATCGAGATCCCGCGCCAGCTCCTCCGCAAGAAGGTGTTTCTGCGGGGCTTCTCGCCCAGCCACCTGCGGGCCTACACCCAGAGGGTGTTCCCCGAGCCCGCCGTGCGGGACCGCCTGCTGGCCCACCTGGAGGCCAACCCCAACCTCTGCAGCCTGTGCGCTGTGCCCCTCTTCTGCTGGATCGTCTTCCGCTGTTTCCAGCACTTCCACAGTGTTGCGGACATCTCCACGCAGCTGCCTGACTGCACGGTGACCCTGACCGACGTCTTCCTGCTGATCACCGAGGTCCACCTGAACAGGACGCAGCCCACCAGCCTGGTCCAGCGGAACACGCGCAGCCGGACGGAGACCTTCCGCGCCGGCGGCGCCGCCTTGCGCTCGCTGGGGCGGGTGGCCCACCAGGGCATGGAGAAGAACCTCTTTGTCTTTGGCCAGGAGGATGTGCGGGCCGCCGAGGTGCAGGACGGAGAGCTGCAGCTGGGCTTCCTGCGGGCCGTGCCAGAGCAGGGCCTCGGGGGTGACCAGCAGGCCTATGAGTTTTTCCACGTCACCCTCCAGGCCTTCTTTACCGCCTTCTTTCTCGTGGCGGACCACAAGGTAGGCACGCAGCAGCTGCTCAGGTTCTTCCGGGAGTGTGGGCTTCCTGGCGAGGCAGCCGTGGAGTCCTGCtacccctcctttctccctgtgcGGTGTCTGAGGGGCCCCGGCCTGGCCGGGGAGGACCTCTTCAAGAACAAGGATCACTTCCAGTTCACCAACCTCTTCCTGTGCGGGCTGTTGTCCAAGGCCAAGCAGAAACTCCTGCGGCACCTGGTGCCCGCGGCGGTCCTGCGGAGAAAGCGCAAGGCCCTGTGGGCGCACCTGTTTGCCAGCCTGCGGGCCCACCTGAAGAGCCTGCCCCGGCTCCAGTACGAGGGCTACAACCAGGTGCAGGCCATGCCCACCTTCATCTGGATGCTGCGCTGCATCTACGAGACGCAGAGCGAGAAGGTGGGGCGGCTGGCGGCCAAGGGCATCTGTGCGAACTACCTCAAGCTGACCTACTGCAATGCCTGCTCGGCCGACTGCAGCGCCCTCTCGTTCGTCCTGCACCACCTCCGCAAGCGGCTCGCCCTGGACCTGGACAACAACAACCTCAACGACTACGGCGTGCGGGAGCTGCAGCCCTGCTTCAGCCGCCTCACGGTCATCAG ACTCAGCGTAAACCAGATCACTGACAGTGGGGTAAAGGTGTTATGTGAAGAGCTGACCAAATACAAAATTCTGACGTTTTTAGG cCTGTATAACAACCAGATCACCGATGTCGGAGCCCGGTACATCGCCAGAATCCTGGACGAGTGCAAGGGCCTCACGCACTTGAA ACTGGGGGAGAACAAAATAACGAGTGAAGGAGGAAAGTGTCTCGCCCTGGCTGTGAAGAAGAGCAAGTCCATCTTTGAAGTTGG atag
- the NOD1 gene encoding nucleotide-binding oligomerization domain-containing protein 1 isoform X3, giving the protein MEKQGHGEMGIIPSESHSHVKLLKINRELLVTHIRNTQCLVDNLLKNDYFSSEDAEIVCACPTQPDKVRKILDLVQSKGEEVSEFFLYVLQQLADAYVDLRPWLLETGFSPSELIRSRVVVNTDPVSRYTQKLRQQLGLDSKFILCYAQKEELLLEEMYTDTIVELVGFRNESLGLLGSLACLLDHSTGVLSEQGETIFIFGDAGVGKSMLLQRLQGLWAAGLLDAEFKFFFHFRCRVFSCFKEDDALCLQDLLFKHYCYPEQDPDEVFAFLLRFPHTALFTFDGLDELHSDFDLSSVPDTSSPWEPAHPLALLANLLSGKLLKGAAKLLTARTGIEIPRQLLRKKVFLRGFSPSHLRAYTQRVFPEPAVRDRLLAHLEANPNLCSLCAVPLFCWIVFRCFQHFHSVADISTQLPDCTVTLTDVFLLITEVHLNRTQPTSLVQRNTRSRTETFRAGGAALRSLGRVAHQGMEKNLFVFGQEDVRAAEVQDGELQLGFLRAVPEQGLGGDQQAYEFFHVTLQAFFTAFFLVADHKVGTQQLLRFFRECGLPGEAAVESCYPSFLPVRCLRGPGLAGEDLFKNKDHFQFTNLFLCGLLSKAKQKLLRHLVPAAVLRRKRKALWAHLFASLRAHLKSLPRLQYEGYNQVQAMPTFIWMLRCIYETQSEKVGRLAAKGICANYLKLTYCNACSADCSALSFVLHHLRKRLALDLDNNNLNDYGVRELQPCFSRLTVIRLSVNQITDSGVKVLCEELTKYKILTFLGLYNNQITDVGARYIARILDECKGLTHLKLGENKITSEGGKCLALAVKKSKSIFEVGPWPPPFCYLSL; this is encoded by the exons ATGGAAAAGCAGGGCCACGGTGAGATGGGAATCATTCCATCAGAGTCTCACTCCCATGTTAAGTTGTTGAAAATCAACCGGGAACTTCTGGTCACTCACATCCGCAACACCCAGTGTCTGGTGGACAACTTGCTGAAGAATGACTACTTCTCCTCTGAAGATGCGGAGATCGTGTGTGCCTGCCCCACACAGCCTGACAAG GTTCGCAAAATTCTGGACCTGGTACAGAGCAAGGGCGAGGAAGTGTCCGAGTTCTTCCTCTACGTGCTCCAGCAACTTGCAGATGCTTACGTGGATCTCAGGCCTTGGCTATTGGAGACTGGCTTCTCCCCCTCCGAGCTCATTCGGAGCAGAGTTGTTGTCAACACTGACCCAG tgAGCAGGTACACCCAGAAGCTGCGACAGCAACTGGGCCTCGACTCCAAGTTCATCCTGTGCTACGCCCAGAAGGAGGAGCTGTTGCTGGAGGAGATGTACACGGACACCATCGTGGAGCTGGTGGGCTTCAGGAACGAGAGCCTGGGCCTGCTGGGCAGCCTGGCCTGCCTGCTGGACCACTCCACCGGCGTCCTCAGCGAGCAGGGCGAGACCATCTTCATCTTCGGGGACGCCGGCGTGGGCAAGTCCATGCTGCTTCAGCGGCTGCAGGGCCTGTGGGCCGCGGGGCTGCTGGACGCGGAGTTCAAGTTCTTCTTCCACTTCCGCTGCCGCGTGTTCAGCTGCTTCAAGGAGGACGACGCGCTGTGCCTGCAGGACCTGCTCTTTAAGCATTACTGCTACCCGGAGCAGGACCCAGATGAGGTGTTCGCCTTCCTGCTGCGCTTCCCCCACACGGCCCTCTTCACCTTCGATGGCCTGGACGAGCTGCACTCGGACTTCGACCTGAGCAGCGTGCCTGACACCTCCTCCCCCTGGGAGCCCGCCCACCCCCTGGCGCTGCTGGCCAACCTGCTCAGCGGGAAGCTGCTCAAGGGCGCCGCCAAGCTGCTCACGGCCCGCACGGGCATCGAGATCCCGCGCCAGCTCCTCCGCAAGAAGGTGTTTCTGCGGGGCTTCTCGCCCAGCCACCTGCGGGCCTACACCCAGAGGGTGTTCCCCGAGCCCGCCGTGCGGGACCGCCTGCTGGCCCACCTGGAGGCCAACCCCAACCTCTGCAGCCTGTGCGCTGTGCCCCTCTTCTGCTGGATCGTCTTCCGCTGTTTCCAGCACTTCCACAGTGTTGCGGACATCTCCACGCAGCTGCCTGACTGCACGGTGACCCTGACCGACGTCTTCCTGCTGATCACCGAGGTCCACCTGAACAGGACGCAGCCCACCAGCCTGGTCCAGCGGAACACGCGCAGCCGGACGGAGACCTTCCGCGCCGGCGGCGCCGCCTTGCGCTCGCTGGGGCGGGTGGCCCACCAGGGCATGGAGAAGAACCTCTTTGTCTTTGGCCAGGAGGATGTGCGGGCCGCCGAGGTGCAGGACGGAGAGCTGCAGCTGGGCTTCCTGCGGGCCGTGCCAGAGCAGGGCCTCGGGGGTGACCAGCAGGCCTATGAGTTTTTCCACGTCACCCTCCAGGCCTTCTTTACCGCCTTCTTTCTCGTGGCGGACCACAAGGTAGGCACGCAGCAGCTGCTCAGGTTCTTCCGGGAGTGTGGGCTTCCTGGCGAGGCAGCCGTGGAGTCCTGCtacccctcctttctccctgtgcGGTGTCTGAGGGGCCCCGGCCTGGCCGGGGAGGACCTCTTCAAGAACAAGGATCACTTCCAGTTCACCAACCTCTTCCTGTGCGGGCTGTTGTCCAAGGCCAAGCAGAAACTCCTGCGGCACCTGGTGCCCGCGGCGGTCCTGCGGAGAAAGCGCAAGGCCCTGTGGGCGCACCTGTTTGCCAGCCTGCGGGCCCACCTGAAGAGCCTGCCCCGGCTCCAGTACGAGGGCTACAACCAGGTGCAGGCCATGCCCACCTTCATCTGGATGCTGCGCTGCATCTACGAGACGCAGAGCGAGAAGGTGGGGCGGCTGGCGGCCAAGGGCATCTGTGCGAACTACCTCAAGCTGACCTACTGCAATGCCTGCTCGGCCGACTGCAGCGCCCTCTCGTTCGTCCTGCACCACCTCCGCAAGCGGCTCGCCCTGGACCTGGACAACAACAACCTCAACGACTACGGCGTGCGGGAGCTGCAGCCCTGCTTCAGCCGCCTCACGGTCATCAG ACTCAGCGTAAACCAGATCACTGACAGTGGGGTAAAGGTGTTATGTGAAGAGCTGACCAAATACAAAATTCTGACGTTTTTAGG cCTGTATAACAACCAGATCACCGATGTCGGAGCCCGGTACATCGCCAGAATCCTGGACGAGTGCAAGGGCCTCACGCACTTGAA ACTGGGGGAGAACAAAATAACGAGTGAAGGAGGAAAGTGTCTCGCCCTGGCTGTGAAGAAGAGCAAGTCCATCTTTGAAGTTGG cccctggccaccaccctTCTGCTACCTGTCCCTGTGA